In Devosia beringensis, a single window of DNA contains:
- a CDS encoding LPS-assembly protein LptD — translation MTSALRLASASAVVAMLAVSGVAAQDLIPPDFYNAPIDPSAPSEIAANTLSFDAEADVIRANGDVVLKRGGYTLTGQDLVYQRASGELKFTGAVTIEDPSGNLTNTTDLQVNGGMKQAFLESMTITTYDGARITADSTDYDEALETLLINATYAPCGECIDAKGRRIGWSMQAKRVISSSDGSLYMDQPNLSLLGVPVAWLPFFYMPDTSESALSRIPKPSYVYTEKTGHTLAFNTTVYSTPWTDVVLTPALMSRQGLLLGGGVVQRFEGGSVSVKASGINQRDPGAFTFSEARRDWRGAIQTSASFTPIEDWTVGMSYSVFSDAAYLPDYTRTDDKSSVNEIYATNLTNDTYIDARVQSFTQLGDVTAASQGQQGENLPSVRFNHIEELAPGQGRIEVKGKLLGVHRAVKATTSASGVPYSFGQDGTKQHANVEIAWQNQYIGGGGFVFTPYMGVRTDMAYYEDSSAGAPGPTSLFSATPIAAMDVRYPMVASDGQTVHLIEPIAQLVYRGSNTTAVGITNDDAQSFVFDDTNLFSYNRFSGGDRQETGLRANVGARYQVNFAGDSYLELIAGQSFQLAGTNAFAAADAAQTAVGSGLDSNASYTVLGAYGAFSPGIKLGGKLQIDTAKPRVARAGLGASIALDGYSALVDYTYLAANPAAGVVNDQHEIGAGVGVPVADYWTISASSYWDLKANSLASIGGGIQYDDGYLLIGANANRTGPTHTSPNATTVTASFAIKAPAGLNLGYTRDLTPGL, via the coding sequence TTGACGTCGGCGCTCCGCCTGGCCAGTGCCAGTGCGGTCGTGGCGATGCTGGCCGTGTCCGGCGTAGCCGCGCAGGACCTGATTCCGCCAGATTTCTACAATGCCCCGATCGATCCGAGCGCCCCTTCGGAAATTGCCGCCAATACGCTGAGTTTCGATGCCGAAGCCGATGTCATCCGGGCCAATGGCGATGTGGTGCTCAAGCGCGGCGGCTATACGCTGACCGGGCAAGACCTGGTGTATCAGCGCGCCAGCGGCGAACTGAAATTCACCGGCGCGGTGACCATTGAAGACCCCTCAGGCAATCTGACGAATACCACGGACCTGCAGGTCAATGGCGGCATGAAGCAGGCCTTTCTCGAGTCCATGACGATCACGACCTACGACGGCGCCCGGATCACGGCCGACAGCACCGACTATGACGAGGCGCTCGAGACGCTGCTGATCAATGCGACCTATGCGCCCTGCGGCGAGTGCATCGACGCCAAGGGCCGGCGCATCGGCTGGTCGATGCAGGCCAAACGGGTGATCTCGTCGTCTGACGGCTCGCTCTACATGGACCAGCCTAACCTGTCGCTGCTGGGCGTGCCGGTGGCCTGGCTGCCGTTCTTTTACATGCCCGACACGAGCGAAAGCGCCCTGTCACGCATTCCCAAGCCCAGCTACGTCTATACCGAAAAGACCGGCCACACGCTGGCCTTCAATACGACCGTCTATTCGACCCCCTGGACCGATGTGGTGCTGACACCGGCCCTGATGAGCCGACAGGGTCTGCTGCTTGGCGGGGGCGTGGTGCAGCGGTTTGAGGGCGGCTCGGTCAGCGTCAAGGCCTCGGGGATCAATCAACGCGATCCGGGCGCCTTCACCTTCAGCGAAGCCCGGCGCGACTGGCGCGGGGCGATACAGACCAGCGCGAGCTTTACGCCCATCGAGGACTGGACCGTAGGCATGAGCTATTCGGTCTTTTCCGATGCGGCCTACCTGCCGGACTATACGCGGACCGACGACAAGTCCTCGGTCAACGAGATCTATGCGACCAACCTGACCAACGACACCTATATCGACGCGCGGGTGCAGAGCTTTACCCAGTTGGGCGATGTGACGGCGGCCAGCCAGGGGCAGCAGGGCGAAAACCTGCCGTCGGTGCGGTTCAACCACATCGAGGAGCTCGCACCGGGTCAGGGCCGTATCGAGGTCAAGGGCAAGTTGCTCGGCGTGCATCGTGCCGTCAAGGCGACCACAAGCGCTAGCGGCGTGCCCTACAGCTTCGGGCAGGATGGCACCAAGCAGCACGCCAATGTCGAGATCGCCTGGCAAAACCAGTATATCGGCGGTGGCGGCTTCGTCTTTACGCCCTATATGGGTGTTCGCACCGATATGGCCTATTATGAAGACAGCAGCGCGGGCGCCCCGGGGCCAACAAGCCTGTTCAGCGCCACGCCGATTGCAGCGATGGATGTGCGGTACCCGATGGTGGCCAGCGACGGACAGACCGTGCATCTGATCGAACCGATCGCGCAGCTGGTCTATCGCGGCAGCAATACGACGGCGGTGGGCATCACCAATGATGACGCCCAGAGCTTTGTCTTCGATGACACCAACCTGTTCAGCTACAACCGGTTTTCCGGCGGCGACCGGCAGGAAACCGGGCTGCGCGCCAATGTGGGGGCCCGCTACCAGGTCAATTTCGCGGGCGACAGCTATCTGGAGCTGATAGCCGGGCAATCGTTCCAGCTGGCGGGGACCAACGCCTTTGCAGCGGCGGATGCGGCGCAGACGGCAGTGGGCAGCGGGCTCGACAGCAATGCCTCCTATACTGTGCTGGGCGCCTATGGCGCCTTCTCCCCGGGCATCAAGCTGGGCGGCAAGTTGCAGATCGACACGGCCAAGCCGCGGGTGGCCCGGGCAGGCCTTGGGGCGAGCATAGCCTTGGACGGCTACTCGGCTCTGGTCGACTACACCTATCTGGCCGCCAATCCGGCGGCGGGCGTGGTCAATGACCAGCACGAGATCGGCGCCGGGGTCGGTGTGCCGGTTGCCGACTACTGGACCATCAGCGCCAGCAGCTACTGGGACCTCAAGGCCAATAGCCTGGCCTCGATCGGCGGGGGCATCCAGTATGACGACGGTTACCTGCTGATCGGCGCCAATGCCAACCGCACCGGACCGACCCATACCTCGCCCAATGCCACGACGGTCACTGCCAGCTTTGCCATCAAGGCGCCCGCGGGTCTCAATCTGGGCTATACGCGCGACCTCACGCCGGGCCTCTAG
- a CDS encoding DUF4344 domain-containing metallopeptidase, translating to MTTPTALLIATATVALLSLPVQAQDLDDTQIAEAMDFAMHDAVFTMYHEIGHMLVGELGLPVLGKEEDAADALATIMLLLDDTDEDSYNALIDSADGWYFNAVKSTGEGVDELSYYSDHSLDIQRAYAMVCMMVGKDPEAFAQTADAYELDADRRESCGYTFSQAASAWATLLEPHQVTDAPGAEITVTYEDAGDYEAFADELKSRQVLERAAALITESYVLPGPVTFTATLCGEANAYYSPSESTVTYCYELADSMFGLYVNDILPLSDSDAEAAVADDTERAASDEPKQDLVGRWSDAEPAAN from the coding sequence ATGACGACGCCGACTGCATTGTTGATCGCGACCGCCACGGTCGCCTTGTTGAGCCTGCCGGTGCAGGCGCAAGATCTCGATGACACGCAGATTGCCGAGGCCATGGACTTTGCCATGCATGACGCCGTGTTCACCATGTATCACGAGATCGGCCACATGCTGGTGGGCGAACTGGGCCTGCCGGTGCTGGGCAAGGAAGAAGACGCGGCCGACGCGCTGGCCACGATCATGCTGCTGCTCGATGACACCGATGAAGACAGCTACAATGCCCTGATCGACAGCGCCGACGGCTGGTACTTCAATGCGGTGAAATCCACCGGCGAGGGCGTGGACGAACTCTCCTATTATTCGGACCATAGCCTCGATATCCAGCGTGCCTATGCCATGGTCTGCATGATGGTGGGCAAGGACCCGGAAGCCTTTGCCCAGACGGCGGACGCCTATGAGCTGGACGCGGACCGCCGCGAAAGCTGCGGCTATACTTTTTCACAGGCGGCCTCGGCCTGGGCAACGCTACTGGAGCCGCATCAAGTGACCGACGCGCCCGGGGCCGAGATCACGGTGACCTATGAGGATGCCGGGGACTATGAGGCCTTTGCCGACGAACTCAAGAGCCGACAGGTGTTGGAACGCGCCGCCGCGCTGATCACGGAGAGCTATGTGCTGCCGGGGCCGGTGACCTTCACCGCGACGCTATGTGGCGAGGCCAATGCCTATTACAGCCCGAGCGAAAGCACGGTGACCTATTGCTACGAACTGGCAGACTCGATGTTCGGCCTCTACGTCAACGATATCCTGCCGCTGTCGGATTCAGATGCGGAGGCGGCAGTCGCAGACGATACCGAGCGGGCAGCCAGCGATGAGCCCAAGCAGGATCTGGTGGGCCGCTGGAGCGACGCGGAACCGGCGGCTAACTGA
- a CDS encoding YitT family protein yields the protein MTPDLSTPSRHLLHEDIFAMLIGTMLVSLGIVLYAEATLTTGSTAGLALLLQYGTGIPFGWLFFAINLPFYVLAVLRMGWPFAIKTFACVGLVSFFTAHIPDWLDIASIQPLYAALLGGGLMGLGILSLFRHKASVGGINILALYLQDNFGIRAGYFQLGVDAVILLAAFFVLPLDRVLYSILGALVLNLIIGFNHKPGRYVGFS from the coding sequence ATGACCCCCGACCTCTCGACCCCCAGCCGCCACCTGCTGCACGAGGATATCTTTGCCATGCTGATCGGCACCATGCTGGTCTCGCTGGGCATTGTCCTCTACGCCGAGGCCACGCTCACCACCGGCAGCACGGCTGGCCTCGCTTTGCTGCTGCAATATGGCACCGGCATCCCCTTTGGCTGGCTGTTCTTTGCGATCAATCTGCCCTTCTACGTGCTGGCCGTGCTGCGCATGGGCTGGCCTTTCGCCATCAAGACCTTTGCCTGTGTCGGCCTGGTTTCGTTCTTTACCGCCCACATTCCCGATTGGCTCGACATCGCGTCCATCCAGCCGCTTTATGCGGCGCTGCTCGGCGGCGGGCTGATGGGCCTGGGCATTCTCTCGCTGTTCCGCCACAAGGCCAGCGTCGGCGGCATCAATATCCTGGCGCTCTACCTGCAGGACAATTTCGGCATCCGCGCCGGCTATTTCCAGCTCGGCGTGGACGCCGTCATTCTGCTCGCGGCCTTCTTCGTGCTGCCGCTCGATCGCGTGCTTTATTCGATCCTGGGCGCCCTGGTGCTCAACCTGATCATTGGCTTCAACCACAAGCCGGGCCGCTATGTCGGCTTCAGTTAG
- a CDS encoding peptidylprolyl isomerase, producing MANGLWGRAVGALVVGIVLSVAAAMPTLAQSVKVTVNGTPITDLQISQRVKLFALEGNGGGTKGATEQLVDEAMQLSEAKRLGITVSNAQIDDAFLQIARNLKMNTDNLRQLLQQRGINIDTLKDRLRAAIAWNAVTEMAIMPQVQISELDLDQQAASKVQAYQGFDYILKEIIFVGQGSSGRTGQANQYRSGFAGCDTAVDLSLNFTDAAVVDVGRRHATQLPEAIAQELAGLNVGGITKPRVVENGVSMLAVCEKTQAEDLTFIKSELRSEAGDSALGGQTATYLEDLRKRTKIIYN from the coding sequence ATGGCAAATGGTTTATGGGGACGCGCAGTCGGCGCCCTGGTCGTTGGGATCGTACTCAGCGTGGCCGCCGCGATGCCGACCCTGGCGCAAAGCGTCAAGGTGACCGTCAATGGCACACCGATCACCGATCTGCAGATCTCGCAGCGCGTGAAGCTGTTTGCCCTGGAAGGCAATGGCGGGGGCACCAAAGGCGCCACCGAGCAGCTGGTCGATGAGGCCATGCAGCTGAGCGAAGCCAAGCGCCTGGGCATTACGGTGTCCAATGCGCAGATCGACGATGCCTTCCTGCAGATTGCGCGCAACCTCAAGATGAATACCGACAATCTGCGGCAGCTGCTGCAGCAGCGCGGCATCAATATCGATACGCTCAAGGACCGGTTGCGGGCCGCCATCGCCTGGAATGCCGTGACCGAAATGGCGATCATGCCGCAGGTGCAGATTTCCGAGCTGGACCTCGATCAGCAGGCTGCCAGCAAGGTGCAGGCCTATCAGGGCTTTGATTATATCCTCAAGGAAATCATCTTTGTCGGCCAGGGCTCCAGCGGCCGGACCGGCCAGGCCAACCAGTATCGCAGCGGCTTTGCCGGCTGCGATACCGCGGTCGACCTGTCGCTGAACTTTACCGATGCGGCCGTGGTCGATGTCGGTCGCCGGCACGCCACCCAGTTGCCTGAAGCCATTGCCCAGGAACTGGCCGGGCTCAATGTTGGCGGCATTACCAAGCCGCGCGTCGTCGAGAATGGCGTGTCCATGCTGGCCGTATGCGAAAAGACCCAGGCCGAAGACCTGACCTTCATCAAGAGCGAGCTGCGCTCCGAAGCCGGCGACAGCGCGCTGGGCGGCCAGACGGCCACCTATCTTGAAGACCTGCGCAAGCGCACCAAGATCATCTACAACTAA
- a CDS encoding LptF/LptG family permease, with amino-acid sequence MTRIDWLVLNRLGSRIGVTVLIFYGIIMLAESLDTWRFNFVADNYGLPMAALMVAMSAVRWTIKTLPVTVLMGAILGFLDLKARHELTVIQSSGISIWWAVRAPTIALAVLSLAIALGGETASTMINRGLYPTPPGQASLQTPAGEIWLEQRSGDTHYLMMATGMQPGGALLGNVTVFPLSGGEDTRIEAPEAQLQPGEWLLPTAVIRNAHQAARTVYNYRLPTTSSPAEISLKLASTEDMTFFELAALLRAGVADESIRNAATMRTIKLLALPLVLTGSLFIAFAFTAGYRRSSSYGPAVLYGIVLGFVVFVITEMADRAGSTGVLDPTFAAVGPAFVAIVIGVTVLLHKEDGRA; translated from the coding sequence ATGACCCGGATCGACTGGCTGGTGCTGAACCGCCTGGGCAGCCGCATCGGGGTCACGGTGCTGATCTTTTACGGCATCATCATGCTGGCGGAATCGCTGGACACCTGGCGTTTCAACTTCGTGGCGGACAATTACGGACTGCCGATGGCCGCCCTGATGGTGGCCATGAGTGCCGTGCGCTGGACGATCAAGACGCTGCCCGTCACCGTGTTGATGGGCGCCATTCTGGGGTTTCTCGACCTCAAGGCGCGCCACGAGCTGACGGTGATCCAATCGAGCGGGATTTCGATCTGGTGGGCTGTACGGGCGCCGACCATTGCCCTGGCGGTGCTCAGCCTGGCGATTGCGCTGGGCGGGGAAACCGCCAGCACGATGATCAATCGCGGGCTCTACCCGACCCCGCCAGGCCAAGCGAGCCTGCAGACACCCGCCGGAGAAATCTGGCTTGAGCAGCGCAGTGGCGATACGCATTATCTGATGATGGCGACAGGCATGCAGCCGGGCGGCGCGCTACTGGGCAATGTCACCGTCTTTCCGCTCAGTGGCGGGGAAGACACCCGCATCGAGGCGCCCGAGGCGCAGTTGCAGCCGGGAGAATGGCTGCTGCCGACGGCCGTGATCCGCAATGCCCATCAGGCGGCGCGAACGGTCTACAATTATCGGCTGCCCACCACTTCGAGCCCCGCCGAAATCAGCCTCAAGCTGGCCTCCACCGAAGACATGACCTTTTTCGAGCTGGCCGCCCTGCTGCGGGCCGGCGTGGCGGACGAATCGATCCGCAATGCGGCGACCATGCGCACGATAAAATTGCTAGCCCTGCCGCTGGTGCTGACGGGTTCGCTGTTCATTGCCTTTGCGTTTACCGCAGGTTATCGAAGGTCATCTAGTTATGGTCCAGCGGTCCTTTACGGGATCGTGCTGGGGTTTGTCGTGTTCGTGATCACCGAGATGGCCGACCGGGCTGGGTCGACCGGCGTCCTCGACCCCACGTTTGCGGCAGTCGGGCCAGCATTTGTGGCCATCGTCATTGGCGTGACGGTGCTGCTGCACAAGGAAGACGGGCGCGCGTGA
- a CDS encoding DNA polymerase III subunit chi — protein sequence MTDVLFYHLESRPLEAVLPQLLEKTLERGWRAVVEVGSTERAELLDAQLWTWRDDSFLPHGLAGAETDPLQPILITTATDNPNGAACRFFVDRAVPQSTEGYERVVYMFSGHDPDAVAEARLAWRALKDSGNLTYWQQEADGRWNKKA from the coding sequence ATGACCGACGTCCTGTTTTATCATCTGGAATCCCGCCCGCTCGAGGCGGTCTTGCCGCAATTGCTGGAAAAGACCCTTGAGCGCGGCTGGCGGGCCGTCGTCGAAGTCGGCTCCACCGAGCGGGCCGAGCTGCTCGATGCCCAGCTCTGGACCTGGCGCGATGACAGCTTTTTGCCCCATGGCCTGGCCGGCGCCGAAACCGATCCGCTCCAGCCCATCCTGATCACCACCGCCACCGACAATCCCAATGGCGCAGCCTGTCGCTTCTTCGTTGACCGCGCCGTTCCGCAATCGACCGAAGGCTATGAGCGGGTGGTCTATATGTTCTCCGGCCACGATCCCGACGCTGTCGCCGAGGCCCGCCTGGCGTGGCGCGCCCTCAAGGACAGCGGCAACCTGACCTATTGGCAGCAGGAAGCCGACGGCCGCTGGAACAAGAAGGCATGA
- a CDS encoding LptF/LptG family permease — MKRLTAYLARLFVTDAAILFGVVCFLLWLVNCLRSFDVVSVKGQGVVTLALQGLLTLPPLAVSFFYVCIGIGLVRALQALQGNRELHIIHTSGGLGSLWKATAIVAGAGVVGVLLLSNFIEPDANRRLNVLSASVAADLVSSTLKPQRFTQVTPGVVMLIGGRSGDGEIQQFFADDRRDPETRRTYVAESARVSTDGDNYVLELRDGSLQNTGADGRFSEVTFARYDVNVDRFSQPVGQSDGLYQTDSLTLVQRAMETGVWSQELLTVLGNRAAEGLRVIGICMLVLAMAGFPNGRRPRFNLPLEAVVLLIAFGERGISAYSPLGPSTGALAMIIIGGGALLMLSWPRRLQGVAA, encoded by the coding sequence ATGAAGCGACTGACGGCTTATCTTGCGCGCCTGTTCGTCACCGATGCGGCGATCCTGTTCGGCGTGGTGTGTTTCCTGCTCTGGCTGGTCAACTGCCTGCGCTCATTCGACGTCGTGTCGGTGAAGGGCCAGGGCGTTGTCACGCTGGCGCTGCAGGGGCTGCTCACCCTGCCCCCGCTGGCGGTATCGTTCTTCTATGTGTGCATCGGCATTGGCCTGGTTCGGGCGTTGCAGGCACTGCAGGGCAATCGCGAACTGCACATCATCCATACCAGCGGCGGCCTTGGCTCGCTCTGGAAAGCCACGGCGATCGTGGCCGGCGCCGGCGTGGTGGGGGTGCTGCTGCTGTCGAATTTCATCGAGCCCGATGCCAATCGGCGCCTCAACGTCCTGAGCGCCAGCGTGGCGGCGGACCTGGTCAGTTCAACGCTGAAGCCGCAGCGGTTCACCCAAGTGACGCCTGGCGTGGTCATGCTGATCGGCGGACGATCGGGCGATGGCGAAATCCAGCAGTTCTTTGCCGATGACCGGCGCGATCCGGAAACAAGACGAACCTATGTGGCTGAGTCGGCGCGGGTATCGACCGATGGCGACAATTATGTACTCGAACTGCGCGACGGGTCGCTGCAGAACACCGGCGCGGATGGAAGGTTTTCCGAGGTCACCTTTGCCCGCTATGACGTCAATGTTGATCGCTTTTCCCAACCGGTCGGCCAGAGCGACGGGCTTTACCAGACCGACAGCCTGACGCTGGTGCAGCGGGCCATGGAAACGGGGGTGTGGTCGCAGGAGCTGCTGACGGTGCTGGGCAACCGGGCGGCAGAGGGCCTGCGCGTCATCGGCATCTGCATGCTGGTGCTGGCCATGGCGGGCTTTCCGAACGGCAGGCGGCCGCGCTTCAACCTGCCGCTCGAGGCCGTGGTGCTGCTGATCGCCTTTGGTGAGCGTGGCATCAGCGCCTATAGTCCGCTCGGTCCGTCGACCGGTGCGCTGGCCATGATCATTATCGGCGGCGGTGCGCTGCTGATGCTGAGCTGGCCGCGCCGACTGCAGGGAGTGGCGGCATGA
- a CDS encoding leucyl aminopeptidase, which translates to MPQTLHIHTSAHSGVSAPLIVLYAAEGAAPSGAAATVWATTGLDWPQASAAGAFKGRQGQALDIIGQGGMHVLVLGSGNAQDDVPLNGWTDRGGSLFAKIAATRAETVAVVLDEAGATPAAVAELAAGLRLRHYRFDKYKSVRADDGPANLAITLHVADPAAADLAIADRGATVDGTLLARDLLNEPANVLGPVEFAARAAELAALGVEIEILEPAALEALGMGSLLCVAQGSDRPARLVVMQWRGDKADIAPLAFVGKGVVFDTGGISIKPAANMEDMKGDMGGAAAVTGLMCALATRKAPVNVVGVIGLVENMPSGGAVRPGDIVKAMSGTTIEVINTDAEGRLVLADALWYTQDRFKPKFMINLATLTGAIIVALGHEHAGLFSNNDELATKLLAAGLSANEKLWRMPLSPAYDKLIESKFADIRNSVGRPAGSITAAQFLQRFVNDVPWAHLDIAGTAFGTKPSEVNTSWAPGFGVALLDRLVRDHYER; encoded by the coding sequence ATGCCCCAGACTCTCCATATTCACACGTCTGCCCATTCAGGCGTTTCTGCACCCCTCATCGTCCTCTACGCTGCCGAAGGCGCGGCGCCTTCAGGGGCCGCGGCCACCGTCTGGGCTACCACCGGTCTGGACTGGCCCCAGGCCAGCGCGGCCGGGGCCTTCAAGGGACGCCAGGGCCAGGCGCTCGACATCATCGGGCAGGGCGGCATGCATGTGCTGGTGCTCGGCAGCGGCAATGCCCAGGACGACGTGCCGCTCAATGGCTGGACCGATCGGGGCGGTTCGCTGTTCGCCAAGATCGCCGCCACAAGGGCTGAAACCGTCGCCGTCGTGCTCGACGAAGCCGGCGCCACGCCGGCAGCGGTGGCCGAACTGGCCGCCGGCCTGCGCCTGCGCCACTATCGCTTCGACAAATACAAATCCGTGCGTGCCGATGACGGCCCCGCCAATCTCGCCATCACCCTGCATGTTGCCGATCCGGCCGCCGCCGATCTGGCAATTGCCGACCGTGGGGCCACCGTCGATGGCACTTTGCTGGCGCGTGATTTGCTCAATGAGCCCGCCAATGTGCTCGGCCCGGTCGAGTTTGCGGCCCGCGCTGCCGAACTCGCCGCTTTGGGCGTCGAGATCGAAATTCTTGAACCCGCCGCCCTGGAAGCGCTCGGCATGGGCTCGCTGCTCTGCGTCGCCCAGGGCTCGGACCGCCCGGCACGTCTGGTCGTCATGCAGTGGCGCGGCGACAAGGCCGATATTGCGCCGCTCGCTTTCGTCGGCAAGGGCGTGGTCTTCGACACTGGTGGCATCTCCATCAAGCCGGCGGCCAATATGGAAGACATGAAGGGCGATATGGGCGGCGCTGCCGCCGTGACCGGCCTGATGTGCGCCTTGGCCACCCGCAAGGCGCCCGTCAACGTCGTCGGCGTCATCGGCCTTGTGGAAAACATGCCTTCGGGCGGCGCCGTCCGCCCCGGCGATATCGTCAAGGCCATGAGCGGCACCACCATCGAGGTCATCAATACCGATGCCGAGGGCCGTCTCGTCCTGGCCGATGCGCTTTGGTACACTCAGGATCGCTTCAAGCCCAAATTCATGATCAACCTGGCCACGCTGACCGGCGCCATCATTGTCGCGCTGGGCCACGAGCATGCTGGCCTCTTCTCCAACAATGACGAGCTCGCCACAAAGCTGCTTGCCGCCGGCCTCAGTGCCAATGAAAAGCTCTGGCGCATGCCGCTCTCCCCGGCCTACGACAAGCTCATCGAATCCAAGTTCGCCGATATCCGCAATTCCGTCGGTCGTCCCGCCGGTTCCATTACCGCTGCCCAGTTCCTGCAGCGTTTCGTCAACGATGTGCCGTGGGCCCATCTCGATATCGCCGGCACCGCCTTTGGCACCAAGCCCAGTGAGGTCAACACCTCCTGGGCACCTGGCTTCGGCGTGGCACTGCTCGATCGGCTGGTGCGGGACCATTACGAGCGCTAG